The sequence below is a genomic window from Micromonospora aurantiaca ATCC 27029.
CGGCCCGGACGCGCTCGGCGAGCGGATGGTCCGGGTGTTCCTGGAGGTCTGGGACTCCCCCACCGGCACGGCGGCGGTGGCGCTGCTGCGGTCGGCGGTGAGCAACGACTGGACCGCGCGCCTGCTGCGCGAGTTCCTGGTCACGCAGGTGCTGCGCCGGGTGCTCGACCAGCTCGACGTCGACCCGGGGCAGCGCGCGCTGCGCGGCGGGCTGGTCGCCACGCAGCTCGCCGGGCTGGCCATGATGCGGTACGTGCTCCGCCTCGACGCGATCGCCACCGCCGAGCCGGCGACGCTGGTGGCAGCCATCGGCCCGACGGTCCAGCGGTACCTGACCGGCGACATCACCTGAGCCTCCCGGCCGCCGGCTCCGGCAGCCGGGACGGCGCCGCTCAGGCCGCGGCCCGGGGGCAGAGCATCGGGTGCAGCAGGCGGGAAAGCTCCGCCACGTCGGCGACGGGCCGCGGGAAGGCGAGCCGGGCCCGCCGGGTCGCGCCGGGCCGCCCGTGCGCGACCAGCAGCCCGTACCTGTCGATCCGGACCACCCGGGGAACCTGGTCGCCGGGCAGGGCGAGCCGCCGCCGCAGGTAGTCGCCGACCTGCTCGGCGTGGTGGTCTGCCAGGTCGGCCAGCAGGTCGGCCTCGACCGGGTGCAGCGGGTCGGGCTCGGCCTCCGCGAACGCCTCCGGGTCGACCCGGCGCACACGCCCGGCGCGCTCCCAGCGGGCCTCGGCCACCTCGAAGCGGTGCAGGTGGAACCGGCGGCCCACGTCGAGCAGGTCGCCGACCGGGTCGGTGGCGGCGAAGTCGACCGCCGCGTCGCGCGCCTCGTCCCCGTCCAGCCGGGCGGCCCAGCCGGACACCCAGGCCCGGCCGAGCGAGGGCGCCCCGGCCGCGGGCGGCAGGTCGAGCACGTCGAGCACGGTGGCCACGTCGGTGTCGCCCGCCGGCGGCACGAGCGCCGCGGCCAGGTCACTGACCACGGGTACGAGCAGCAGCACCCGCCCGTCCGGGTCGACGGCGTGCCGGACCTGGTGCGGGCCGGGATGCCGGGCCAGGTGGACGAGGGCGGGCAACCGGCCCGCGACCAGGGTTCGCACGATCTCCGCCGGGCTGGGCC
It includes:
- a CDS encoding TetR family transcriptional regulator; protein product: MNARRTGRRPGTPDTREAILAAAREAFAERGFDAASIRAIAAAAGVDPALVHHYFGGKEELFRAATAFPADPGRLLPAVLAGGPDALGERMVRVFLEVWDSPTGTAAVALLRSAVSNDWTARLLREFLVTQVLRRVLDQLDVDPGQRALRGGLVATQLAGLAMMRYVLRLDAIATAEPATLVAAIGPTVQRYLTGDIT
- a CDS encoding DUF2470 domain-containing protein, translated to MRPSPAEIVRTLVAGRLPALVHLARHPGPHQVRHAVDPDGRVLLLVPVVSDLAAALVPPAGDTDVATVLDVLDLPPAAGAPSLGRAWVSGWAARLDGDEARDAAVDFAATDPVGDLLDVGRRFHLHRFEVAEARWERAGRVRRVDPEAFAEAEPDPLHPVEADLLADLADHHAEQVGDYLRRRLALPGDQVPRVVRIDRYGLLVAHGRPGATRRARLAFPRPVADVAELSRLLHPMLCPRAAA